A single Deltaproteobacteria bacterium DNA region contains:
- a CDS encoding TrkA family potassium uptake protein → MHIIVAGAGVTGYQLLKLLVANKHDVVVIDINREVCEAVYAETGAMTIHGSSTDISILDKAGARKADILLCLVRDDATNIATAILAKSLGVPTIIALLRKPDYERAYRSAGITTIISLTDLILHQLLIEIEHSKVKKIMSLSIPR, encoded by the coding sequence ATGCACATCATTGTTGCAGGGGCGGGAGTAACCGGCTACCAGCTCCTGAAACTTCTGGTAGCCAACAAACATGACGTGGTGGTGATCGACATCAACAGGGAAGTTTGTGAAGCAGTGTATGCGGAAACTGGCGCAATGACCATTCATGGAAGTTCTACTGATATCAGTATATTGGATAAAGCGGGGGCAAGAAAAGCAGATATCCTGCTCTGTCTGGTACGTGATGATGCAACCAACATAGCCACGGCAATTCTCGCCAAAAGTCTGGGAGTGCCGACAATCATCGCCCTGTTGCGAAAACCTGATTACGAGCGTGCCTATCGATCTGCCGGAATAACAACCATTATCAGCCTGACTGATTTGATTCTGCACCAGCTTCTCATCGAAATCGAGCATTCCAAGGTGAAAAAGATAATGTCACTGAGCATTCCAAGGTGA